A single Curtobacterium sp. MCSS17_015 DNA region contains:
- a CDS encoding GH92 family glycosyl hydrolase, with the protein MSDERRGGPTADSPTNTGPVTAVAARNGVGFVSQQATLVEQTDPRGTVQVVPGFAGREVGRADVLTWVWFPERSLPEGQTEPAVRDLDGFWAATAFALDIVFTDGTRLSEGGARDQYGEPVTPEAQDDARKQWVDQWNRRTVDLSAVAGRVVDRLEARLGRADRPATVDGSDSAVRGWLDDVRIEPAGLRTGAVPPGCRPLDHVRTTRGTHSSGTFSRGNNAPLVGLPHGGVFGLPMTNASDNRWPYAYQEHNRPSDNRPTIQAFATSHLPSPWMADRGVFQVMPSPLVSPDVDRAARALGFDHVDELDGPHRYRVTLDEGVAAEMTAGEFALAWRFTGIRSVVLDHHGVLRSCSVRLEDGTAVVDALLDDRAETPPHHVYVRIAHAVADNTAFVDGELRGWIEVAGDTDVLLGISTVSAEDAVANLAAAGDFDTMREHAEERWVAELDVLRVEGATEDQLVSLYSGLYRAFLYPTRAGETALDGTPRHRSPYGDVLTEPIRDEPGPEVVDGPLTTTNGFWDTYRTAWPLLALLTPDTAADLAEGVVGHFADGGWTPRWSAPGAEDVMTGTTSDTVFADLVAKGVDGFDVEQAYRSAVRNATVPARDRRVGRKGSLPGLFRGYVDTATGEGMSWTLDAAINDWGVAVLARVMAERAAAAGDAGGEARYRAEHEWFARRSLQYRNVFDRERGFFIGRTPDGCWRDDFDPDVWGSDYTETNAWGTMFTAPHDGAGVVDLHGGPAAFDEAFARFSERRETGGTEHSGSYGFAIHEMTEARDIRMGMLGLSNQPAHHIPFFPMFTGRHDDAHRIVRECLDRLFVGSDLGQGYPGDEDNGEMSAWYVFATIGLYPLAPSTGTYVLVPPSVRRTVLRPPGNGSPTVIETTGTGRFIAAVTVDDEPWESISIPHAVVVGASRIVVALSETPVGWAADTRPTSASEHHGYRDTPDDVLPVGVSPLTDDTGLTRVALAAGESVVVPVTVAAASLVTVTAAEAGRSSWRITLRDADDRVVHQLDAQDEEFVWAGQTRVFPFAGGVSAGTLSFEAVTPVTLTQLQLVAADGSAS; encoded by the coding sequence ATGAGTGACGAACGCCGTGGCGGCCCGACCGCTGACAGCCCGACGAACACCGGTCCCGTGACCGCGGTCGCGGCCCGGAACGGGGTCGGGTTCGTCTCCCAGCAGGCGACCCTGGTCGAACAGACCGACCCGAGGGGGACCGTGCAGGTCGTCCCGGGGTTCGCGGGACGCGAGGTCGGCCGCGCCGACGTCCTGACCTGGGTCTGGTTCCCAGAGCGGTCGCTGCCCGAGGGGCAGACCGAACCGGCAGTCCGGGACCTCGACGGGTTCTGGGCCGCCACGGCGTTCGCACTCGACATCGTCTTCACCGACGGCACCCGACTGAGCGAGGGCGGCGCCCGAGACCAGTACGGCGAGCCCGTCACGCCCGAGGCGCAGGACGACGCCCGCAAGCAGTGGGTCGACCAGTGGAACCGGCGGACCGTCGACCTGTCGGCGGTCGCCGGCCGGGTGGTGGACCGCCTGGAGGCTCGGCTCGGGAGGGCAGACCGGCCAGCGACCGTCGACGGGTCAGACAGCGCCGTGCGCGGCTGGCTGGACGACGTCCGCATCGAGCCGGCCGGTCTCAGGACCGGCGCCGTGCCTCCTGGCTGTCGCCCGCTCGACCACGTCCGCACCACCCGAGGGACGCACTCGTCGGGTACGTTCTCGCGCGGGAACAACGCCCCGCTCGTCGGACTCCCGCACGGCGGGGTGTTCGGCCTGCCGATGACGAACGCGTCCGACAACCGGTGGCCGTACGCCTACCAGGAGCACAACCGTCCGAGCGACAACCGGCCCACGATCCAGGCGTTCGCGACGAGCCACCTGCCCTCGCCCTGGATGGCCGACCGCGGGGTGTTCCAGGTCATGCCGTCCCCGCTCGTCTCGCCCGACGTGGACCGGGCCGCCCGCGCGCTCGGGTTCGACCACGTCGACGAACTCGACGGACCGCACCGCTACCGGGTCACCCTCGACGAGGGCGTGGCCGCCGAGATGACCGCGGGGGAGTTCGCCCTGGCGTGGCGGTTCACCGGCATCCGCAGCGTCGTGCTCGACCACCACGGCGTGCTCCGCTCGTGCTCGGTCCGACTCGAGGACGGGACGGCCGTCGTGGATGCCCTGCTCGACGACCGGGCCGAGACCCCGCCGCACCACGTGTACGTGCGGATCGCGCACGCCGTCGCCGACAACACGGCGTTCGTCGACGGCGAGCTCCGGGGGTGGATCGAGGTCGCCGGGGACACCGACGTGCTCCTCGGCATCTCGACCGTCTCCGCCGAGGACGCCGTCGCGAACCTCGCCGCCGCGGGCGACTTCGACACGATGCGCGAGCACGCCGAGGAACGCTGGGTCGCGGAACTCGACGTGCTGCGGGTCGAGGGTGCCACCGAGGACCAGCTCGTCTCGCTGTACTCCGGTTTGTACCGCGCGTTCCTCTACCCGACGCGGGCGGGGGAGACCGCCCTGGACGGGACACCGCGCCACCGTTCCCCCTACGGCGACGTCCTGACCGAGCCGATCCGGGACGAGCCCGGTCCCGAGGTCGTCGACGGACCGCTCACCACGACGAACGGGTTCTGGGACACCTACCGCACGGCCTGGCCGCTGCTCGCGCTCCTCACCCCGGACACGGCGGCCGACCTCGCCGAGGGCGTCGTCGGACACTTCGCCGACGGCGGCTGGACCCCGCGCTGGAGTGCCCCCGGCGCCGAGGACGTCATGACCGGCACCACGAGCGACACGGTCTTCGCCGACCTCGTCGCGAAGGGCGTCGACGGGTTCGACGTCGAGCAGGCCTACCGGTCCGCGGTGCGGAACGCGACCGTCCCGGCACGGGACCGGCGGGTCGGACGGAAGGGGAGCCTCCCGGGCCTGTTCCGCGGGTACGTCGACACGGCGACCGGCGAGGGCATGTCGTGGACCCTCGACGCAGCCATTAACGACTGGGGTGTCGCCGTCCTGGCCCGGGTGATGGCGGAGCGTGCCGCGGCCGCGGGCGACGCGGGCGGCGAAGCGCGCTACCGGGCCGAGCACGAGTGGTTCGCCCGCCGGTCCCTGCAGTACCGGAACGTCTTCGACCGAGAGCGCGGGTTCTTCATCGGCCGGACGCCCGACGGCTGCTGGCGGGACGACTTCGACCCCGACGTGTGGGGGAGCGACTACACCGAGACGAACGCCTGGGGCACGATGTTCACCGCCCCGCACGACGGTGCCGGGGTCGTCGACCTGCACGGCGGCCCCGCGGCGTTCGACGAGGCGTTCGCCCGCTTCTCCGAGCGCCGCGAGACGGGCGGCACCGAGCACTCCGGCTCGTACGGGTTCGCGATCCACGAGATGACCGAGGCCCGCGACATCCGGATGGGCATGCTCGGTCTGTCGAACCAGCCCGCACACCACATCCCGTTCTTCCCGATGTTCACCGGCCGGCACGACGACGCGCACCGCATCGTCCGCGAGTGCCTCGACCGGCTGTTCGTCGGCTCCGACCTCGGCCAGGGGTACCCCGGTGACGAGGACAACGGCGAGATGAGCGCCTGGTACGTCTTCGCGACCATCGGGCTGTACCCGCTGGCGCCGTCGACCGGCACCTACGTGCTCGTGCCGCCGTCGGTCCGGAGGACGGTGCTGCGTCCGCCGGGGAACGGTTCGCCCACCGTCATCGAGACCACCGGCACCGGTCGGTTCATCGCCGCCGTCACGGTCGACGACGAACCGTGGGAGTCGATCAGCATCCCGCACGCGGTCGTGGTCGGGGCGTCGCGGATCGTCGTCGCGCTGTCGGAGACCCCGGTCGGCTGGGCAGCGGACACGCGCCCGACCTCGGCGTCCGAGCATCACGGGTACCGGGACACCCCGGACGACGTCCTGCCCGTGGGAGTGTCGCCGCTGACCGACGACACCGGGCTGACCCGGGTAGCACTCGCCGCGGGGGAGTCCGTCGTGGTGCCGGTCACGGTCGCGGCGGCCTCGCTCGTCACGGTGACGGCGGCCGAGGCCGGACGGTCGTCGTGGCGGATCACCCTGCGGGACGCCGACGATCGCGTGGTCCACCAGTTGGACGCGCAAGACGAGGAGTTCGTGTGGGCCGGCCAGACGCGGGTCTTCCCGTTCGCCGGCGGTGTCAGCGCGGGGACGCTCTCGTTCGAGGCCGTGACGCCCGTCACCCTGACGCAGCTGCAGCTCGTCGCCGCCGACGGGAGTGCGTCCTGA
- a CDS encoding alpha/beta hydrolase gives MLEHIALDGGTIAVDVSGTGPLVVLAHGMGDSRHSYRFLVPELVAAGYRVANVDIRGCGDSSTGWSGYERADIAADLVAVVRHLGGPAVIVGQSISGGAATIAAADAPDVVAGIVELAPFTRAQSFDLGGFLRNRNQHRAGTFQLLKVMTMGRLPGWLAYLDIAVHTKPADWTEERRRIEETLQQPERMAVLHAMTKTSPADAGARLADVRCPVLVVEGSADPDWADPAAEGRRVLADLPSGLGELAVIDGAGHYPHTETPAEVLALLLPFLGRTLTAIPTGDDRA, from the coding sequence ATGCTTGAACACATCGCACTGGATGGCGGCACCATCGCCGTCGACGTCAGTGGCACCGGTCCGCTCGTCGTCCTCGCCCACGGCATGGGCGACAGCCGACACTCGTACCGGTTCCTCGTCCCGGAGCTCGTTGCTGCCGGCTACCGGGTCGCGAACGTCGACATCCGCGGCTGCGGCGACTCGAGCACCGGCTGGTCCGGCTACGAGCGTGCCGACATCGCCGCCGACCTCGTGGCCGTCGTCCGGCACCTCGGTGGGCCCGCCGTCATCGTCGGGCAGTCGATCAGCGGTGGCGCTGCCACGATCGCCGCCGCGGACGCACCCGACGTCGTCGCCGGCATCGTCGAGCTCGCCCCCTTCACCCGCGCGCAGTCGTTCGACCTCGGTGGGTTCCTCCGCAACCGGAACCAGCACCGCGCCGGGACGTTCCAGCTCCTCAAGGTCATGACGATGGGCCGCCTGCCGGGTTGGCTCGCCTACCTCGACATCGCGGTGCACACCAAGCCCGCGGACTGGACGGAGGAGCGTCGCCGCATCGAGGAGACGCTCCAGCAGCCCGAGCGCATGGCCGTCCTCCACGCCATGACGAAGACCTCCCCGGCCGACGCCGGCGCCCGGCTCGCGGACGTCCGCTGCCCGGTCCTCGTCGTCGAGGGCAGCGCCGACCCGGACTGGGCCGACCCCGCCGCCGAGGGCCGACGGGTCCTCGCCGACCTGCCGTCCGGTCTCGGCGAGCTCGCCGTCATCGACGGTGCCGGGCACTACCCGCACACCGAGACCCCGGCCGAGGTCCTGGCCCTCCTGCTCCCGTTCCTCGGTCGCACGCTCACCGCGATCCCCACCGGCGACGACCGTGCCTAG
- a CDS encoding GNAT family N-acetyltransferase has product MDTAFTIRRTVEDDWPLVRELRIENATDNPISYGATLETTLGMTEDDWRLRARRGQGNDTTSLAAVDDLSGRWIGMMSAQIGDEDGPGPVLTGVFVSPAFRGRTHGVADALLAGIMDWAGRRADHLRLYVYEHGTPARRFYSRHGFVETGRTRPVGFTDGSTLEMVRALEQAGRPEGAPR; this is encoded by the coding sequence ATGGACACCGCGTTCACCATCCGCCGGACCGTCGAGGACGACTGGCCGCTGGTCCGCGAGCTCCGGATCGAGAACGCGACCGACAACCCGATCTCGTACGGGGCGACCCTGGAGACCACCCTCGGCATGACGGAGGACGACTGGCGTCTCCGCGCTCGGCGCGGCCAGGGGAACGACACGACCAGCCTCGCCGCGGTCGACGACCTGTCCGGCCGGTGGATCGGGATGATGAGCGCCCAGATCGGGGACGAGGACGGTCCGGGCCCGGTCCTGACCGGGGTCTTCGTCTCGCCGGCGTTCCGCGGTCGGACGCACGGTGTCGCCGACGCCCTCCTCGCGGGCATCATGGACTGGGCGGGTCGCCGCGCGGACCACCTCAGGTTGTACGTGTACGAGCACGGGACGCCGGCGCGGCGCTTCTACTCCCGTCACGGGTTCGTCGAGACCGGCCGGACCCGACCGGTGGGCTTCACGGACGGGTCGACGCTGGAGATGGTCCGGGCACTCGAGCAGGCCGGTCGGCCGGAAGGCGCTCCCCGGTGA
- a CDS encoding TetR-like C-terminal domain-containing protein encodes MPRAGLDAAVVTEAAAALADENGLAQVSMSTVAERLGVKAPSLYKHVGGLTDLTRRIAVLAVAELSEALRDATQGRAGRDALAAAAGAVRRYVREHPGRYAATTGARPADADDPLTLALDRTLSSFSAVLRDYGLDPADEVHALRMLRSVLHGFATLEVSGGFQMGTDVDESFTWMIDFLDRGLRAGPTR; translated from the coding sequence GTGCCTAGGGCGGGACTCGACGCGGCGGTCGTCACCGAGGCCGCCGCTGCGCTCGCGGACGAGAACGGTCTCGCGCAGGTGAGCATGAGCACCGTCGCGGAACGGCTCGGCGTCAAGGCGCCGTCGCTCTACAAGCACGTCGGCGGGCTCACCGACCTCACCCGACGGATCGCCGTCCTCGCGGTCGCGGAACTCAGTGAGGCGCTGCGGGACGCGACGCAGGGGCGAGCCGGGAGGGACGCCCTGGCCGCCGCCGCCGGCGCGGTCCGCCGGTACGTGCGCGAGCATCCCGGTCGCTACGCGGCCACGACCGGCGCCCGTCCCGCGGACGCCGACGACCCGCTCACCCTCGCGCTCGACCGGACACTGTCGTCGTTCTCCGCCGTCCTCCGCGACTACGGCCTCGACCCGGCGGACGAGGTCCACGCGCTCCGGATGCTCCGGAGCGTGCTGCACGGCTTCGCGACGCTCGAGGTGTCGGGCGGGTTCCAGATGGGGACCGACGTCGACGAGAGCTTCACGTGGATGATCGACTTCCTCGACCGCGGCCTGCGCGCCGGCCCGACACGATGA
- a CDS encoding transcriptional regulator, translating to MASPLDEPASSASPTFDEVVHAPNRLQICAFLDPLDEAEFSVVRDALGVSDSVTSKQVKVLQSAGYLTVSKPTGNGRVKTWLALTPEGRRAYRAHVAALRALLG from the coding sequence ATGGCCTCCCCGCTCGACGAGCCGGCGAGCAGCGCGTCTCCGACCTTCGACGAGGTCGTGCATGCCCCGAACCGTCTGCAGATCTGCGCCTTCCTCGACCCGCTCGACGAAGCCGAGTTCTCGGTCGTCCGCGACGCACTCGGTGTGAGTGACTCGGTGACGAGCAAACAGGTGAAGGTGCTGCAGTCGGCCGGCTACCTCACGGTGAGCAAGCCCACCGGCAACGGCCGTGTCAAGACGTGGCTCGCCCTCACCCCGGAGGGTCGGCGCGCGTACCGAGCGCACGTCGCCGCCCTGCGGGCACTGCTGGGCTGA
- a CDS encoding GNAT family N-acetyltransferase: MSPIRLVSPEDSTALADLLVRNREFLAPWSPIRADGHETVEGQRSEIALVLDRHQRGEAAPFVILDDDGAVAGRLTLSGIVRGPFRSCAMGYWLSEDRTGRGLATRAVAAALGHAFDELGLHRVQAETLVHNTASQRVLARNGFLQYGLAPRYLEIAGRWQDHLMFQRLRDDPPVALIR, from the coding sequence GTGAGCCCGATCCGTCTGGTCTCACCGGAGGACAGCACGGCGCTCGCCGACCTGCTCGTCCGCAACCGGGAGTTCCTGGCACCGTGGAGCCCGATCCGGGCCGACGGCCACGAAACCGTCGAGGGCCAGCGCTCGGAGATCGCGCTCGTGCTGGACCGACACCAGCGGGGCGAAGCCGCTCCGTTCGTGATCCTCGACGACGACGGCGCGGTCGCCGGCCGGCTGACGCTGAGCGGCATCGTGCGGGGACCCTTCCGGTCGTGCGCGATGGGGTACTGGCTGTCGGAGGACCGCACCGGACGCGGGCTGGCCACCCGGGCTGTGGCGGCGGCGCTCGGCCACGCGTTCGACGAGCTCGGCCTCCACCGGGTCCAGGCCGAGACACTGGTCCACAACACCGCCTCGCAGCGGGTGCTGGCCCGCAACGGCTTCCTGCAGTACGGCCTGGCGCCGCGGTACCTCGAGATCGCGGGCCGGTGGCAGGATCACCTCATGTTCCAACGCCTCCGCGATGACCCGCCGGTGGCGCTGATCCGTTGA
- a CDS encoding endo-beta-N-acetylglucosaminidase H encodes MQKTMKIGIVAALVAMVAAPMVPAAASAAPGGPAAAQGHGSGHGNGHGHGHGRPGQHAPTKSGPTSIAYVEVNNDELRNVGRYTLENGANAFDVAIIFAANINRDADGDAVLYANENVQRTLDQAATQIRPLQAKGIKVTLSVLGNHQGTGLANFTSKADARDFAAQVSATVEKYGLDGVDLDDEYSDYGVDGTPQPNDQSIGWLISALRADMPGKIISFYDIGPSSTSLQQEKPSIGHKLDYAWNPYYGTYTAPTIPGLPKSKLSAAAVDIQNTPVDLAVTLAERTKADGYGVFMTYNLPDGDVSPYVSQFTQVLYGQSAVYK; translated from the coding sequence ATGCAGAAGACCATGAAGATCGGGATCGTGGCGGCGCTCGTCGCCATGGTGGCGGCACCGATGGTGCCCGCCGCCGCGTCGGCAGCACCGGGCGGACCGGCAGCAGCCCAGGGCCACGGTTCGGGGCACGGCAACGGCCACGGCCACGGCCACGGGCGACCGGGGCAGCACGCTCCGACCAAGTCGGGGCCGACGAGCATCGCCTACGTCGAGGTGAACAACGACGAACTCCGGAACGTCGGCCGGTACACGCTCGAGAACGGCGCGAACGCCTTCGACGTGGCGATCATCTTCGCCGCGAACATCAACCGAGACGCGGACGGCGACGCGGTCCTGTACGCCAACGAGAACGTGCAGCGCACCCTCGACCAGGCGGCCACGCAGATCCGTCCGCTGCAGGCCAAGGGCATCAAGGTGACGCTCTCGGTGCTCGGGAACCACCAGGGCACCGGCCTGGCGAACTTCACCTCGAAGGCGGACGCGCGCGACTTCGCGGCGCAGGTGTCGGCGACCGTGGAGAAGTACGGGCTCGACGGCGTCGACCTCGACGACGAGTACTCGGACTACGGCGTGGACGGCACACCGCAGCCGAACGACCAGTCGATCGGCTGGCTCATCTCCGCGCTCCGCGCGGACATGCCCGGCAAGATCATCTCCTTCTACGACATCGGCCCGTCGTCGACGTCACTGCAGCAGGAGAAGCCGTCGATCGGCCACAAGCTCGACTACGCGTGGAACCCGTACTACGGCACCTACACGGCGCCGACCATCCCGGGTCTGCCGAAGTCGAAGCTCTCGGCTGCGGCGGTCGACATCCAGAACACCCCGGTGGACCTCGCGGTCACGCTCGCGGAGCGCACGAAGGCCGACGGGTACGGCGTCTTCATGACGTACAACCTGCCGGACGGTGACGTCAGCCCGTACGTGTCGCAGTTCACGCAGGTGCTCTACGGTCAGTCCGCCGTCTACAAGTAG
- a CDS encoding GDSL-type esterase/lipase family protein, translating to MSRVRTAVRSAVTLPARVGRFSEFLFRRSDAAFDVYPDDPAEGTVPGPDVGRVWFLGERGELSLGVRTHELSLPAFFARHRAARGRGTSWSIASAPSSSVRDLPSVVEGHREHLGACEVVVVMVGITDALRVMSPLTWEQHLSDTLTALLDALPPGARVLVGAIPPLDNAGSLSRPARIAAGAHGRELNRRSCAVAADHARVDVVDFPEELTRSVWRPEAEEHRYRDTYAVWGAHLADHA from the coding sequence ATGTCACGAGTCCGCACGGCCGTCCGGTCCGCCGTCACGCTCCCCGCCCGCGTCGGACGGTTCAGCGAGTTCCTGTTCCGCCGTTCCGACGCGGCCTTCGACGTCTACCCGGACGACCCCGCGGAGGGGACGGTCCCCGGTCCGGACGTCGGACGAGTCTGGTTCCTCGGCGAACGCGGCGAGCTCTCCCTCGGCGTGCGCACCCACGAGCTGTCCCTGCCGGCGTTCTTCGCCCGGCACCGTGCAGCAAGGGGTCGCGGGACGTCGTGGTCGATCGCGAGCGCGCCGTCGTCGAGCGTCCGGGACCTGCCGTCCGTGGTCGAGGGACACCGGGAGCACCTGGGCGCGTGCGAGGTCGTCGTCGTCATGGTCGGCATCACCGACGCCCTGCGGGTGATGTCGCCGCTCACCTGGGAACAGCACCTCAGCGACACCCTCACCGCGCTCCTCGACGCACTGCCGCCCGGAGCCCGGGTCCTCGTCGGAGCGATCCCGCCCCTCGACAACGCGGGGAGCCTGTCCCGGCCCGCTCGGATCGCCGCAGGAGCGCACGGGCGGGAGCTCAACCGCCGGTCGTGCGCGGTGGCAGCGGACCACGCACGGGTCGACGTGGTGGACTTCCCCGAGGAACTGACACGGTCGGTCTGGCGCCCGGAAGCGGAGGAACACCGCTACCGGGACACCTACGCCGTGTGGGGCGCGCACCTGGCCGACCACGCCTGA
- a CDS encoding glycoside hydrolase family 38 C-terminal domain-containing protein, with product MHDDIPLTIGRARRVLDERILPEVHATAVPLDTAWHELPGEPIAPAEGLSLTFEPYEVGTPWGAAWGTTWFRLSGTVPESWAGQRVEAVVDLGFDKNMPGFQCEGLVYLSDGTPVKSINPRNQWVLITEAAAGGETVEFFVEAASNPVLLDYHPFLVTQEGDIRTSSPERLYTSRRMDLAVFAAEVHELALDIDVLLELQEELPQGPRRMRILQALDDALDALDLQHIPETAPDARAALAEVLAAPAEASAHRISAVGHAHIDSAWLWPVRETIRKVARTTSSMTELIGQTDDFLYGMSSAQQYAWIKEHRPEVYAKVKDAVAAGRFLPLGGMWVESDTVMPTGESIVRQFSQGQRFFEREFGIRPKGVWLPDSFGYSPALPQLMRRAGFEWFFTQKISWNQVNKFPHHTFLWEGIDGSRVFSHFPSMDTYNSRLSGSEVAKASRQFRENRLATGSIAPVGWGDGGGGTTREMTGTAARLAALEGSARVTWEHPDAFFDRAKSELENPPVWVGELYLELHRATLTSQHQTKQGNRRSEHLLVEAELWCATAAARTDFAYPYDELDALWQQVLLQQFHDILPGTSIAWVHREAVERYAEIAERLEALITSALSALAGDGDRSVVVNPAPSLQGGALAHSAVLTTDLEATTPVTLAEADGGFVLTNDLVRVVIDGRGLVPSAIDLATGRDAIAPGQVANLLQLHQDFPNMWDAWDVDRYYRNRVDDLVDVTALRGSVDEDGTARVTVSRTFSESTVTQEITLAPGRRTLEFDQVTDWHETEKFLKVAFPLDVRAEHTIAETQFGAQKRVTHTNTSWEAAKFETSMHRYVLVEEPGFGVALVNDSIHGFDVTRDAVDGHVTTTLRLSLLRAPRFPDPETDQGVQTHRYGLVIGTDVVGATAAGTVMNTAARRVTGAHGFDSLVQASGDVVVSAVKLADDRSGDLVVRVYEPEGRRGTGGLSVDGPFGDPVEVTLLEETDPALPGVAAVTDGGAAFPVDAFEVRTFRFPRRGEAH from the coding sequence ATGCACGACGACATCCCGCTCACCATCGGCCGCGCGCGACGCGTGCTCGACGAGCGCATCCTGCCCGAGGTGCACGCCACCGCCGTCCCGCTCGACACCGCCTGGCACGAGCTGCCCGGCGAGCCGATCGCCCCCGCCGAGGGGCTGTCGCTCACGTTCGAGCCGTACGAGGTCGGCACGCCGTGGGGCGCCGCCTGGGGCACCACGTGGTTCCGGCTCTCCGGCACCGTGCCCGAGAGCTGGGCCGGGCAGCGGGTCGAGGCCGTCGTCGACCTCGGCTTCGACAAGAACATGCCCGGCTTCCAGTGCGAGGGGCTCGTCTACCTGTCCGACGGCACCCCCGTGAAGTCGATCAACCCGCGCAACCAGTGGGTGCTCATCACGGAAGCAGCCGCCGGTGGCGAGACTGTCGAGTTCTTCGTCGAGGCAGCGTCCAACCCGGTGCTGCTCGACTACCACCCCTTCCTCGTCACGCAGGAGGGCGACATCCGGACGTCGTCCCCGGAGCGGCTGTACACGAGCCGCCGGATGGACCTCGCCGTGTTCGCCGCCGAGGTGCACGAACTCGCGCTCGACATCGACGTCCTGCTCGAACTGCAGGAGGAGCTGCCGCAGGGCCCCCGCCGGATGCGGATCCTCCAGGCGCTCGACGACGCCCTCGACGCCCTCGACCTGCAGCACATCCCGGAGACCGCGCCCGATGCACGCGCCGCGCTCGCCGAGGTGCTCGCCGCACCCGCCGAGGCCTCCGCGCACCGGATCTCCGCCGTCGGCCACGCGCACATCGACTCCGCCTGGCTCTGGCCGGTGCGCGAGACGATCCGCAAGGTCGCCCGCACCACCTCGAGCATGACCGAGCTCATCGGCCAGACCGACGACTTCCTCTACGGCATGTCGAGCGCCCAGCAGTACGCTTGGATCAAGGAGCACCGCCCCGAGGTCTACGCGAAGGTCAAGGACGCCGTCGCCGCCGGCCGGTTCTTGCCGCTCGGCGGGATGTGGGTCGAGTCCGACACCGTGATGCCGACCGGCGAGAGCATCGTCCGTCAGTTCTCGCAGGGCCAGCGGTTCTTCGAGCGCGAGTTCGGCATCCGGCCGAAGGGCGTCTGGCTGCCGGACAGCTTCGGGTACTCGCCGGCGCTGCCGCAGCTGATGCGCCGCGCGGGCTTCGAGTGGTTCTTCACGCAGAAGATCTCGTGGAACCAGGTGAACAAGTTCCCGCACCACACGTTCCTCTGGGAGGGCATCGACGGGTCGCGGGTGTTCTCGCACTTCCCGTCGATGGACACCTACAACTCGCGCTTGTCAGGGTCCGAGGTCGCCAAGGCGTCCCGCCAGTTCCGCGAGAACCGCCTGGCCACCGGATCGATCGCCCCGGTCGGCTGGGGCGACGGCGGCGGCGGCACGACCCGCGAGATGACCGGCACGGCGGCGCGGTTGGCCGCCCTCGAGGGCAGCGCCCGCGTCACGTGGGAGCACCCGGACGCGTTCTTCGACCGCGCGAAGTCCGAGCTCGAGAACCCGCCGGTCTGGGTCGGCGAGCTCTACCTCGAGCTGCACCGGGCGACCCTCACCAGCCAGCACCAGACCAAGCAGGGCAACCGCCGCAGCGAGCACCTGCTCGTCGAGGCCGAGCTGTGGTGCGCCACGGCCGCCGCCCGCACCGACTTCGCCTACCCGTACGACGAGCTCGACGCGCTCTGGCAGCAGGTGCTCCTGCAGCAGTTCCACGACATCCTGCCGGGCACCTCGATCGCCTGGGTGCACCGCGAGGCCGTCGAACGGTACGCGGAGATCGCGGAGCGCCTGGAGGCCCTCATCACGTCCGCCCTGTCGGCGCTCGCCGGCGACGGGGACCGGTCGGTCGTCGTGAACCCGGCCCCGAGCCTCCAGGGCGGTGCCCTCGCCCACAGCGCCGTCCTGACGACGGACCTGGAGGCGACGACCCCGGTCACGCTCGCCGAGGCGGACGGCGGCTTCGTGCTGACGAACGACCTGGTCCGGGTCGTCATCGACGGCCGTGGGCTCGTCCCGAGCGCGATCGACCTGGCCACCGGTCGGGACGCGATCGCCCCCGGGCAGGTCGCGAACCTGCTCCAGCTCCACCAGGACTTCCCGAACATGTGGGACGCGTGGGACGTCGACCGGTACTACCGGAACCGGGTCGACGACCTGGTCGACGTGACCGCCCTGCGCGGGTCGGTCGACGAGGACGGCACCGCCCGCGTCACGGTGTCGCGCACGTTCAGCGAGTCGACGGTCACCCAGGAGATCACGCTCGCTCCCGGAAGGCGGACGCTCGAGTTCGACCAGGTGACGGACTGGCACGAGACCGAGAAGTTCCTCAAGGTGGCGTTCCCGCTCGACGTCCGCGCCGAGCACACCATCGCGGAGACCCAGTTCGGTGCGCAGAAGCGGGTGACCCACACGAACACGTCGTGGGAGGCCGCGAAGTTCGAGACGTCGATGCACCGCTACGTGCTCGTCGAGGAGCCCGGGTTCGGCGTCGCCCTGGTGAACGACTCGATCCACGGGTTCGACGTGACGCGCGACGCGGTCGACGGCCACGTCACGACGACGCTGCGACTGTCGCTCCTGCGGGCCCCGCGGTTCCCCGACCCGGAGACCGACCAGGGCGTGCAGACCCACCGGTACGGCCTGGTGATCGGGACGGACGTCGTCGGTGCGACCGCGGCCGGCACCGTGATGAACACCGCGGCCCGACGGGTGACCGGTGCGCACGGGTTCGACTCGCTCGTGCAGGCGTCCGGCGACGTGGTGGTCTCGGCGGTCAAGCTCGCCGACGACCGCTCGGGTGACCTGGTCGTCCGCGTGTACGAGCCCGAGGGCCGCCGTGGCACCGGAGGCCTGTCGGTCGACGGGCCGTTCGGCGATCCGGTCGAGGTGACGCTGCTCGAGGAGACCGACCCGGCGCTGCCGGGCGTCGCCGCGGTGACGGACGGGGGCGCGGCCTTCCCGGTCGACGCCTTCGAGGTCCGCACTTTCCGGTTCCCCCGACGGGGCGAGGCGCACTGA